Within Serratia odorifera, the genomic segment CCTTTTTGCGGAATGCCGTCCTGGTCCAGGTTCGCACAGGTCGCGGTCTTGGTACCGTTGACAATCAACGCCGCCAGTTGGTCCGCCAACTGTTCTGAATCTGCAAATGCCCAACGTTCGGCATTCTCGTACTGTTTGGGTAGCGCCTTCGCCATGTTTATTGCCCTGTTTGAGTCACTTTGCAGACAGAATAGTACACCGGATAGGCCGCTGCCCGCATCCGCTGCGTGTGTCTTCACTACGCCTGCAGCATCTTTACCGGTTTTTTACCCTAAATCCCTGTGCCTGCGCCGACGCAACAGGCATACTGGACGTTCACCCATTCCATGGCCGGCGGCCAGGCGGTAACATGAAAGACAGCGACAAAGATCCCGATGACACCTTCAGTGATTTATTAAAAGTCATTGCGCTTGTCGTTATTGTCATGGTTGTTTTAGCCATCTGGTATTTCAGCGCGTAAGGCATAAGGAGGAACACGTGGCAAGCAAGCGCATGCGCAGCAAACACTGGAAAATGTTCCTGATTCTGTTGTTGATCTGTCTGGCGCTGCTACTGTTGCGCTGGGCGGCGATGGTATTCGGTTAATTTTCACTATCACACCTCACGTTATCGCTTCCCCTTGCCGTTGTTTGCCCTGGTCGCCGGCATCGGTGGCGAATAGCCGCGCCAACTGCTACATTGAGCAAAAATCACCCAACCGAGGTTAACGATGATGTTCTCGGAACAGGAGATCAAACCCGTCTGGGACGAAGTGGCACGGCTGATCGGCGACAGCGTGATGCAAATGCGTCACCGGGGCGAAACGCTGTCGGTAGAATCGCTGGCAAAACATCTTTCACAGCAGTTGGCATGCAGCCAGAATATTGAACGCCGCATCCTGATCGGTGCCGCCATCAACATGCTGAAGGGAGAAAAGTGAATCGCCAACCGGACGGCTGGCGATTCGGCAGATGCTCAAGGTATGCAAGCCCAAGCATCCGGTTGGCAGTGTCTCACGCTAACGTGGCGATATTAATCAGAATTATCGCGATTTTATCATCAGACGGCATTTATCCTCCGAGGCTTTACATCAGCCAGCCCAACAATAGCGTTGCGCCAATTACCGTTGACGCGCCGCCAATACGCGTCGCAATCTGAGCAAACGGCATCAACCCCATGCGGTTGGACGCCGACAAAATCGCCACGTCGCCAGTACCACCCAAGCCGCTGTGACAACAGGTAACGATAGCCGCTTCCACCGGGAACATTTTCAAAGCGGGCGCAATCAGGAAACTCACCACGCCCATCGACAGTACTACCGATCCGCAGACGATCACATAGCCAAGCGAAAATACCGCCACCACGCTTTCCAGCGGCACATACAGCATGCCCAACCCAATCATCAGCGGCCACACCAGAGCTGCGGACACGAACTTGTAAAAACTGTGCGCGCCGGTTTCCATGCTGGCCGGAATGATGCGACAGTATTTGCACAATACCGCAAACAGAATCATCAATACCGGACCGGGAATGTGCACGATATGTTCAAACAGCCCGCCGACGATAAAGAAGGCGCAAATCACCAGCAGGCCACCGCCCATCAGTTGAAAATCCACCTGCCCCCCCTGCTCTTTTATCGCAAACACCGCATTCTCCTGCGCCGAACGGATCAGCATACCTTCACCGCTCAGCGCCTTGCGCTGCATGCCGATACGCGCCAGCACCCCGGCGGTGACGATGGCAAAAATGTTGCCCATCACCGCTGCCGGTGCCAGTTGCGCAACGTACACGTCCGGCGTGGCGCCCAGAATGGCGGAATAGGCCAGCGACAGCGGCAGAATACCCTCGCCAATGCCGCCGCCGATGATCGGCACAATGATAAAGAAAAAGGTGTGGTAGAAGCTGAAACCAAACAGTTTGCCCACCAGCAGTCCGGTGGCCACTGCGGTGACCGTTCCGACCACCAGCGGCACAAACATCCGTATCATGCCCTGGATCAGAATGACCCGGTGCATGCCCAGAATACTGCCGACCACCAGACTGGCGATAACGAAATACAGCAGGTTGGCATCCTTCATCAGCAAATGTACCGTAGCCATGACGTTTGGCTGGAAGAAGTCAAAGTACACCAGTACCGACGGTACCATCAGACATAAAATTGCCGGACCGCCAATATCGCGCAGCAGCGGTATGCTTTTGCCTAATTGCGCCAATGCAAAACCCAGCGTCATGATCACTGCCAAGCCGCCGATCATGTTTTTGGGCAAAAAGTTGGCATAAGCGGAAACCGCCACGATGGCACTAATAGTGATAAACAAGGCTACCGGCACCGCACCGATATCCAATTGACGTAATTGATTAATTATTCCGGATGAGTCCGATTGCGCTGTGTTTTTCTCACAGGCAAGTTCTGCGTTTAACTGTTTCATTATTCACCCTGCTGGAAAGTGTCGGGATTGAAGCGCTTCGCCGAATGGCAATCAGCTTAATTAATCAATAAAAACAATTAATTAATCACAACCCTACGACCGGATGGGATGGATTCTTATTTGTGGATAAAACACTAGACAACCCTGACGATATGATAAAAAATAAAAAATCAGAACAAAATTGACTCGCGTAAATTAAATATTGTGAGCCTGCGCCAAGGTTGATTTTAATTAATTATCGTCAGCGTTTTGTAATTAAATTAATCAGTCAAAAATTCGCTGCTATGCTATACGGGAAAGCCTGTCGTCAGGCCTTTCATTAATAAGAATCGGAGCGGTGCAAGCTGAATCCGGTCAGCTACATCTGAACCCGTATTTCAATACGCCGCCGCATATTGAAAACGGGCATAATATCGCCAATAAGGAAGTAGAATATGTCTTCAACCGCTGTTACCCCTCAAACTCTCGCACGTTATGGTATTCACCACGCAATCGATGTCGTCTACAACCCTAGCTATGAACTGCTGTTCAACGAAGAGACGCGCGCCGACTTGCCGGCACTGGAGCGCGGCACCCTGACCAGCCTGGGCGCCGTCAATGTGGATACCGGTGAATTCACCGGTCGTTCGCCAAAAGACAAGTATATCGTGCGCGACGACACGACCCGCGACACCGTCTGGTGGTCCGATAACGGTACCGGTAAGAATGACAACCAGCCGCTGTCGCCAGAGGTCTGGCAGCAGTTGAAAGCGCGGGTTGGCGAACAACTGTCTGGCAAACGCCTGTTTATCGTGGACGCATTCTGCGGCGCCAACGCCGACAGCCGTCTGAAAGTACGCTTCATTACCGAA encodes:
- the yniD gene encoding small membrane protein YniD, coding for MRSKHWKMFLILLLICLALLLLRWAAMVFG
- a CDS encoding 2-hydroxycarboxylate transporter family protein yields the protein MKQLNAELACEKNTAQSDSSGIINQLRQLDIGAVPVALFITISAIVAVSAYANFLPKNMIGGLAVIMTLGFALAQLGKSIPLLRDIGGPAILCLMVPSVLVYFDFFQPNVMATVHLLMKDANLLYFVIASLVVGSILGMHRVILIQGMIRMFVPLVVGTVTAVATGLLVGKLFGFSFYHTFFFIIVPIIGGGIGEGILPLSLAYSAILGATPDVYVAQLAPAAVMGNIFAIVTAGVLARIGMQRKALSGEGMLIRSAQENAVFAIKEQGGQVDFQLMGGGLLVICAFFIVGGLFEHIVHIPGPVLMILFAVLCKYCRIIPASMETGAHSFYKFVSAALVWPLMIGLGMLYVPLESVVAVFSLGYVIVCGSVVLSMGVVSFLIAPALKMFPVEAAIVTCCHSGLGGTGDVAILSASNRMGLMPFAQIATRIGGASTVIGATLLLGWLM